The following DNA comes from Frankia casuarinae.
GAGCAGGGTGGCGTAGTCGTCCTCGGAGAAGCTACGACGCTCGCCCTTACGGCCGTGGTGGGTCAGGACCCGGTAGAACAGCCGGGGCCGCTGGCCGGGCCGGTAGCAGACCAGGGCTGCCATCGAGACCCGCCCGGAGCCCTTCCCGGACACTCGCACGGTCGGGGTGTGTCCCCGTGGGGCCCAGGTCCGGGCCTTCGGGGGTCGCAGGCTCTGCCCGGCTTCGTCCTCGAAGACGATCCACGCGCCGGTCGTCGCCGCTAGCCTCGTACCTTCGCCCAGGTCTCGGCCCGCCACGCGGTGATCTTCTCCTCGTCGCGTTCGGTGGCCCGGCGGGCGGGGACCTGAGGGCTGTAACCCATGCGGTGCAGCAGGTACGACGTACCGCGCAGGGTGTAGCGGGTGCGGAACAGCCGGCCGATCAGCAGGGTCACCCGGGCCAGGGTCCAGCGCTGGTCGGGCCAGCCGTGCGCGGCCGGACCGCGGTCCAGTTCGACCCGTAGCCGGTCACGCTGACTGTCCGACAGGCGGCATGACGCACCACTGGGTCCTCGTGAGGCCAGCGCCGCCGTGCCACCGGCCTGCCAGAGCCGTTTCCACTGGTAGGCCGACTTCGTACTCACCCGCAGCCGCCCGGCGACCTCGACCGGATCGACCCCGGCGGCGAACAGGTCCGCCGCCTGCACCCGGACCACTTCCCGACGGGCACGACCCTGCGCGGTAAGCCCGCCACCATCCGCATACCTCATGCCCGATACAAGCGTCGGACACGGCCGGGTCATACCCGGACAGACCGGATGTGATCAAACAGACCCCGACCATTCAAGATCTGTACTGCCTCGGGGCCTCGCTGGCCCGTGTGGAGCTCCAAGAGGGAATCAGCCGGCTGCTGCGGCGATTCCCCGGGCTACAACTGGTGGGGGCGCCCGAGGAAGTGGTGATGACCCGTAACCTTCTCCACCATTATCCGCGCGAACTGACGGTCACCTGGTGAAGCGGCCGGGATGACGCCGGGGGTGGCCGATGATCGTCATTCAGTCACCGGTCGCGCCGGCGGCGGGCCTACGACGAACTTTCCCGCCCCGGGCGGTATGAATTCCGTCGGACGCCGCATCGGCTCGGCGAGCGGATTCTCGTAGGCCAGCCCGAGACCTGCGGCCAGCGCTCCCACCCGGCTGAGTCCTTCGGTCGCAGCCTCCACGGTGAAGTAGGTGCGACTGGTCGGCGGATAGCCGATCAGCGCCACCACCTTCGACACCCCGGGCGGACGGCCGTAGGCCGAGTCCTTGTCCTCCCAGAGGTACACCGCGCCCCAGGACTCTCCCCAGGGTGACCCGCAAAGTCTGTTTGTGCAGGTAGACGGTGTGAGACGGGGTGCGGGGGGCTGGGGCCGGTGGTGGTGTGAGGATCCGGGCCCGGCTGCTGTTTCGTCGCTGTGAGTAGCGCGTGTGAGGGTGGGTTCCGGCGCCGGCGGAAACGCCACCGATGACGTTCTGTGACAGCCGGTGGGGTGGGTGGGGCGGTGGGGCCGTGGGGTCCGGGGGAACAACGGCGGGCCACCACGGTGAGGGTGGCTGCGGTGAGGCAACGGGGTCCCGGTAGGACGGGGATTGCCTAGATCACCAGCCGTAGGGAGCCCCGTTGCCGGTCCAGTCTCGCATGCCCGTCACTCCCACCGATCTCGGACAGGCCGGGTCGGGGCAGCTGGTCCGGATGCGGCGGTCGCTGCGGGTCCTGGGGGCGCACGGCGGTGAGGTGCAGGGGCTCGCCGACGTACTCGCCGGGGTGCCTGACCCGCGGGACCCGCGAGGGATACGTCACCGGCTCCCGGTGATCCTGGGACTGTCCGCCGCAGCGGTCGCCGCGGGGGAGAAGTCGGTGGAGGAGATCGCGGCCTGGGCTGCGCACGCCCCGACGCAGGTCCTGACCGCTCTCGGGGCGCGGGTCCATCCGGTGACCGGGCAGCCGCAGGCACCGTCGGTGGACACGATGATCCGGGTCCTGTCCGCGGTGGACAGCTCGGCGCTGGCGAGGGCGGTCGGGATGTTCGCCGCGGCCCGCGCCCGCCAGGCCCGTGGTGGTGGGCGGCGGGTGGTCGCGGTCGACGGGAAGACCCTGCGTGGCGCGGCTGGGCCTGAGGGGCGGGCACCGCACCTGCTCGCGGTCGCCGAACACGGCACGGGTGTGGTGCTCGCCGAGCATGAGGTCGGCGCGAAGACGAACGAGGTCACCGCGTTCGCACCGCTGCTCCGCGAACTGCATTCCCATGATCCGCTGGATGGGGTGGTGGTGACCGCTGATGCGTTGCACACGACCCGCGCCCACGCCGACCTGATCGTCACCGAGCTGGGAGCGCACTTCGTGTTCACGGTGAAGGCGAACACCCCGGCGTTGTCGGTCGACTGCCACCAGGCGACCGACTGGACGAAGATCCCGATCGGGCACAGCGCCGAGGGCAGGGCCCATGGACGGTTCGAACGACGCACCATCCAGCTGGCCCAGGCCAGCGAGGCGATCCGTGCCCGCTATCCCCACGCCCGCACCGTGGCGCGGATCCGCCGTCATGTCCGGCGGACCGTGACCACCGGCACGGGCCGGGCCCGGGTCACCCGGACGATCCCGAGCACTGTCACGGTCCACGTCCTGACGAGCCTCACCCTCGACGCGGTCACACCCGCTGATCTCGCGGGCTACGCCCGAGGGCATTGGACGATCGAGAACAAGGTCCACTGGGTGCGCGATGTGACGTTCCGTGAGGATGCCTCGCGGGTTCGGACCGGCCCACTGCCCCGCATCATGACCACACTCCGTAACCTGATCATCGGGCTGATTCGCCTCGCTGGCCATAACCGCATCGCCCCGACCATCCGCAGAATCCGACACGACAACGCCCTGCTCCTGGCCATCCTCACTCTCGACAACCCCGCTGACCTGCATCAATGACTTTGCGGGTCACCCTGGGACTCTCCCTCCGGACCCGTGTTGGAGATCCACAACTTCTGACGCAGCCCCTTGACCTGGGAATACGCCTCAACGGCATAGTCGCGGAGGTAGTCCCGGAGGGAAGCAACCGTCTGATCGGATCTGGACAGGTCCCACAGAATAATCGAACAGTACATCTGACTCCTTGGTGGAACGGCTTTTCTTCACTCTTTCCTCAGACACTTTCAAGTGATCCTTGAGTTGAACTCGACTTCCTTGCGCACGGCCGGGATGAGTCATATAGTCCCCGATGGATCGCCATTAGTTTACGATAAGAGACTCGCCGAGAAGGAACTTGGGATGCCCGCTAAGAAGAAACTCTCCGCCGTCGTGCGAATCCAGCAGGAGGGTGGAAACGCCAACGTCGCCAA
Coding sequences within:
- a CDS encoding winged helix-turn-helix domain-containing protein; amino-acid sequence: MRYADGGGLTAQGRARREVVRVQAADLFAAGVDPVEVAGRLRVSTKSAYQWKRLWQAGGTAALASRGPSGASCRLSDSQRDRLRVELDRGPAAHGWPDQRWTLARVTLLIGRLFRTRYTLRGTSYLLHRMGYSPQVPARRATERDEEKITAWRAETWAKVRG
- a CDS encoding ISAs1 family transposase yields the protein MPVTPTDLGQAGSGQLVRMRRSLRVLGAHGGEVQGLADVLAGVPDPRDPRGIRHRLPVILGLSAAAVAAGEKSVEEIAAWAAHAPTQVLTALGARVHPVTGQPQAPSVDTMIRVLSAVDSSALARAVGMFAAARARQARGGGRRVVAVDGKTLRGAAGPEGRAPHLLAVAEHGTGVVLAEHEVGAKTNEVTAFAPLLRELHSHDPLDGVVVTADALHTTRAHADLIVTELGAHFVFTVKANTPALSVDCHQATDWTKIPIGHSAEGRAHGRFERRTIQLAQASEAIRARYPHARTVARIRRHVRRTVTTGTGRARVTRTIPSTVTVHVLTSLTLDAVTPADLAGYARGHWTIENKVHWVRDVTFREDASRVRTGPLPRIMTTLRNLIIGLIRLAGHNRIAPTIRRIRHDNALLLAILTLDNPADLHQ